In a single window of the Allobranchiibius huperziae genome:
- the dcd gene encoding dCTP deaminase: protein MLLSDRDIRAQIDAGRVQLDPYDAAMIQPSSIDIRMDRFFRLFDNHKYPFIDPAADQEDLTRLVEVESGEPFVLHPGEFVLGSTYERVTLPDDIAARVEGKSSLGRLGLLTHATAGFVDPGFNGHVTLELSNVATLPIKLWPGMKIGQLCFFQLSSPAENPYGSAKYGSHYQGQRGPTASRSFSNFHRTQV, encoded by the coding sequence GTGCTCCTTTCAGACCGCGACATCCGCGCCCAGATCGACGCGGGACGGGTCCAGCTCGACCCCTACGACGCCGCGATGATCCAGCCGTCCAGCATCGACATCCGGATGGATCGCTTCTTCCGGCTCTTCGACAACCACAAGTACCCCTTCATCGACCCGGCCGCCGACCAGGAGGACCTGACCCGGCTGGTGGAGGTGGAGTCCGGTGAGCCCTTCGTGCTCCACCCGGGCGAGTTCGTGCTCGGGTCGACGTACGAGCGGGTCACCCTGCCCGACGACATCGCCGCACGGGTGGAGGGCAAGTCCAGCCTCGGACGGCTCGGCCTGCTGACCCACGCCACGGCCGGTTTCGTCGACCCCGGCTTCAACGGCCACGTGACCCTGGAGCTGTCGAACGTCGCCACGCTTCCGATCAAGCTGTGGCCGGGCATGAAGATCGGCCAGCTCTGCTTCTTCCAGCTGTCCTCGCCGGCCGAGAATCCTTACGGCAGCGCGAAGTACGGGTCGCACTACCAGGGCCAGCGGGGCCCCACCGCCAGCCGTTCCTTCAGCAACTTCCACCGCACGCAGGTCTAG
- a CDS encoding alpha/beta fold hydrolase — protein sequence MARTEVGPEHEGAQPHLVLPAGRRAQGVVLALHGGAPRSTVATPTFDPGYLRLVLAARSITTRSRGRIAVALLRNAVRGWNGATGSPVLDADWALDRVLATYPGRPIGLLGHSLGGRTAFALVHRPEVRSLVALAPWMSDAYDAHDFLGTPTLIVHGKIDTMTDADASQDLVRRIRSLGGDARFESVPGSHPLLWRSGRIHAMARSFFSTTLGEREKGV from the coding sequence GTGGCGCGGACCGAGGTCGGACCCGAGCACGAGGGTGCGCAGCCGCACCTGGTCCTGCCTGCCGGGCGGCGTGCGCAGGGTGTGGTGCTCGCGCTGCACGGCGGTGCGCCACGCAGCACGGTCGCCACGCCGACCTTCGACCCCGGCTACCTGCGGCTGGTGCTCGCTGCCCGGTCCATCACCACTCGCAGCCGCGGGAGGATCGCAGTCGCATTGTTGCGCAACGCGGTTCGTGGATGGAACGGCGCCACGGGGTCGCCGGTGCTCGACGCCGACTGGGCTCTCGACCGCGTGCTGGCGACCTACCCCGGCCGCCCGATCGGGCTGCTCGGGCATTCGCTCGGCGGGCGGACCGCGTTCGCCCTGGTGCACCGTCCCGAGGTCCGCAGCCTGGTCGCACTTGCTCCCTGGATGTCCGACGCGTACGACGCGCACGACTTCCTCGGCACGCCCACGCTGATCGTGCACGGCAAGATCGACACGATGACCGACGCCGATGCGTCGCAGGACCTCGTACGCCGTATCCGAAGCTTGGGGGGCGACGCGCGGTTCGAGTCGGTACCCGGATCGCACCCGCTGCTGTGGCGGTCGGGGCGAATCCACGCGATGGCCCGCTCCTTCTTCTCCACGACTCTGGGGGAGCGCGAAAAGGGGGTGTGA